The genomic interval CACACAAGCGCTCATTGCTTCGGTCATGCAACGTTCCCATATCGAATTGATGACCCATACGGAGGTTCACGCGTTGCAGCGCCATCATCATCGATACCGTGTTGAGACGTCAAAAGGCATATTCGAAGCTGACGAGCTCATTATTGCAGCTGGCGCATGGAGTGGCGCATTGCTTCAACAATTAGGTTTCGAATTACCAACGCATCCTGTTAAAGGTGACGTCAAATTGATTGCGTCTGATTACGACGGCTTAAAAGAAACGATTTTTAATATGAACGGTTGTTACATCGTCCCAAAACTGCCGAATCGCTTCTTAATAGGCGCAACATCCGATTATGATTGTTGGGACACTGAAAACAATGACGACAACCTTGCGTGGCTTGAGCACGAAAGTTTGAACATGATTCCCGCATTACGGTCACACCATGTCATTAAAACTTGGACGGGGATTCGCCCCATTACAGAGAATGAAATACCTATTATGGGGAAAATCGCACCTCAACTTTTCGTGACGACAGGGCATTATCGTAATGGTATTTTACTGTCACCGATTGCTGGACAACTGATGGCACAACTCGTTGATGAGGATAGTGAAGCCCAACATCAGCTCGCTCCATTTACACCTAAAATTAAGCAAATATAAAAAATATATCTTGATTTTATGTTTCCTTACCATTATCCTATTATAGAAGTCGGAATTAAAAAGGAAGCGTATTTATGTCTATTTTTTTAGTGATTATTAATTTAATTATTTTTCTTATTGCGTTAATAAGCCTATGGGTCATGGCTAAAAAGCACGTCAAATTTCCCAAACGCGTGTTCTTTGCACTTGGCCTAGGTATCCTATTAGGCTTGCTACTCCACCTTGTTTATGGTGTTGAAGGCACGGTCACGTCTCAAACAACGGATTGGGTCGGCTTAATTGGGAATGGCTACATTTCATTGCTACAAATGATTGTCATCCCACTTATTTTTGTTTCTATCGTCGCAGCATTTACGAAAATTGAAATTGGAGAAAAGTTTGCTAAAGTCGGCAGCTTCATCTTCATGTTTCTTATTGGTACCGTAACGATTGCAGCGATTATCGGTATTATCTATGCAATCGCATTCAATTTAGATGCCTCTAGTATTGACTTAGGTCAGGCAGAAAATGCTCGTAGCGCCGAAATTGCTGATAAAGCGAAAGAGCTTACTGCGACAACATTACCAACACAAATTTTAGAATTGTTACCATCAAATCCATTTTTAGATTTCACTGGTGCACGTGCAACTTCTACTATTGCAGTCGTGATTTTTGCCGCATTTGTAGGTTTTGCATTTTTACGTGTCGCACGCAAACAACCTGAAAATGGTCAAACTTTAAAACGCGGTATCGATGCCATTTACGCACTTGTAATGGCTATCGTAACATTTGTTTTGCGCCTTACTCCTTATGGGATTTTAGCGATTATGATTAACACGATTGCGACGAGTGATTTTGCTGCGATTTGGACACTCGGTAAATTCGTCATTGCGTCTTATGCAGCACTCATTACAATGTACATCATTCACTTAATCATTTTGGCCATCATTGGTGTCAATCCAGTACAGTATGTGAAGAAAACAGCCGAAGTGATTTTATTCGCATTCACTTCACGTTCAAGTGCCGGTACATTGCCATTAAACGTTCAAGCGCAAACGAATCGCTTAGGTGTGCCTCAAGCTATCGCAAACTTCTCTGGTTCATTTGGGCTATCTATTGGACAAAATGGTTGTGCTGGGATTTACCCTGCCATGCTTGCGATAATGGTTGCACCTGTCGCGGGCGTTGAAGTGAATCTACAGTTTATCGTGACAGTAATCGTTGTTGTAGTCTTAAGTTCATTCGGTGTAGCAGGAGTAGGTGGCGGTGCAACATTCGCTTCAATCCTTGTATTATCTGCACTGAACTTGCCGGTCGGTCTTGCGGGTGTCTTAATTTCAGTCGAACCACTGATCGATATGGGGCGTACAGCACTTAATGTGAATGACTCTATCTTAGCGGGTACAGGTACTGCCAAACTGACAAAACAACTCGATGAAGATATTTTCCATTCAAATCATATGGACGAACTAACAGCACAACACTAAGCAACACAATAGTTACAAAACAGTATATACGGATGAACTTGCTCTCTTCCTACGATTTATTAGCTCTAGGATTGTCTTGATGGATTCGCTTTCCCAGGGGACTTGCCTCAACTAGCCAACGCTTAATCAAACTGTTACATAAGTGAAGCGTTGGCGGATTTTCGGCTGCGTCTGATTCCTCGGGAGTCTCACCCATCTTGACAATTTCCCTTTACAAAGTCATAGGACGAGGGCAACTTTGTACATCGATGTGATTTAACTTGATTTTGATTTCGTCGTTAATTGCTTGCTTTATTGTAAATTATATTAAAGTGCACATTTCATACATACTGAAACTTAATTTTCGTAGACAGTCTATAAAGGCAATCACATATGTATATAAAAATAATCAAAGAGACAGAAGGCAAGTTCGCTGTGATACTCCATTTCTTTCCAGCTAACATTAATGCCCCTATCTCTTTAACTTACATTTATTGTACTGTTTCTAATTCGCTGCTGTGACATTTTAGTGCATCGACTTGAATAATCTCGTCGCATCGTTGGGCAAGTGCTAAATCATGAGTGGCGATAATGAGCATTCGTCTTTCATCTACCATTTCAAACAAGAGTTCCACCACTTTTTGCCCGTTCGCGTCATCTAAAGAGCCAGTCGGTTCATCTGCTAAAATCAAGCGCGGTTGTTTGAGCAATAAACGCGCTAATGCTACCCGCTGTTGCTCACCCCCACTTAATGTCGCAACTTTACGCTTGCCTTCAATGTCAAGACCCACTTTTTGCAAACTATGTGTCTTTAATTGTTTCTTTCCTGATTTAGAACCTTTTTTAAAAGCCAGTGCCATATCGAGGTTTTGATTAATCGTCATAGATTCAACAAGACCATAATTTTGAAATACATAGCCGAGGACATCACGATAAAAACGAAAATCAGCTTTCAATAGTTTTTGGTCGAGTCGCACTTCACCTTTTTTTAACGTTTCAAAACCTGCAATGGTATTCAGCAAAGTCGATTTCCCCGAGCCACTACGCCCCACAAAGGCATACGACTTGCCCGGCTCGAATTTTAGATTCACATTGTCAAAAATCTTACGCTTCCCTTTTTGTATCGTTATATCTTTCAATTCAATCATTCTTTAACACTCACCTTTTTAGGCCATTTCGAAAGATCTTTAATATAATCGATATGAAAAACGTACGTCCCTTTGTGAAGCACTTTAACATGATCAAAATTGGCGTCATATCCCCCGAAATTTAAACGATATTTAAGAGGTTCACCTGATTCGTCATACGCTTGAATATCCACATATGTTTGTGTTCTCAATGGCACTACTGCATAAGAGGTCTCTTTTTTAAGAAAGGGATTAAAATAATCGACATAGGGAATACGTGCAAAAGCTAAAAATAACCCCACTGCCACTACAATAATAGCAAACGCAGCCAAAATAAATTTCTTCACTACCTACACCTCCCTAATTAATACATTAAATTGTTTTTCTAAATAATGGATGTAAACCCATTGAATGAAGAATTGAAACAGTAAAATAATGGCAAATATCCATATAACGTTGCTATTTTCGGTCATATTAAATAAGACGGCACCAATAACAGCAGTAAACAAACTATTCGCTACAACATATTTTTGATAATTTTGCCAACGCTTAAAGCCAAACATTTTTCGCATGAGCAACCATTGGCGATGCTGTTCAAAGTAATGTAACACATCTAATAACGTGACGATGAATAATACTGATATCGCAAGCCCACTAGAAAAGCTATATACAATCCATTGTGTTTGTGCTTCTCGATACTTTTTAATCACATTATCTTTATAGTTCGTTACACCTTGCACGTCATCCTTCAAATTAAAACGGTCGATATTACGAATGATATTTTCATAATTTTTAAAGATAAAAGTACCTTGTGATAAAGTGGCGTAATAGAAATCATCCGTTAAATCTGTGGCGTTTAACATCATAATTGCGGGTGACTTCAAATAAGCTGTAGACAAACCTGTCCGTACATCAAAGGCGTAAATTTGGTATGGATTGTCCAACTGTGTCACTTTTACTTTTGTATTGGTAGCTGAATTTGGAAGTTGAAAGTCTACCCATTCTTGAAAATCATCACGTATAGATGAGGCTTTTGTTTTTGCCTGAGGAGGTAAATACAACTCTACCTGCCCATCTTGATCTTCCAAACGTGGTAAATCTTGTAATTGTGACTTAAAATAGTCTACAAAGTTTTGATTAACAAACAGCACGTTCCCATTCTCTGGTACAAAATTCGTTTCGCTTGGCTGAGCTAGCACATTTTGGCGCATCAGTAATGCTTGTTCATGTTGCTCACTATATACTATCATTTGATGAAAGCGCTTTGCGAAATCTCTTTTTTCATTTATACTGCGCCGTATTGGTTTCAATTCAACCGTATAATAATCGTCTAATTTGCCCCACCATGCTTCTGTCTCTTGAATTTTTTCTAACTTTTTTAACTGATTAAAGTTAGGCAATACAAGAAGCGTAAGTAAAACTAGCATACTTAACTTAGATACATGATTGATAAAGTGTAATAATCGATACGGTTTAAGGCCTTTAATCATTAATGGTACATTCATGTTTACAAGTAAAATATAAGATAGCAAAGAACTTATGAATAAAATCATCCAAAACCATATGTCCGCTAAGATAAGATGACTGATAAAATATCGAAGTTGTCCATCCAAGCCTAACCATTTCAGCAGTCCAATTGAGAAGAGGCTGACACCCATCGCTAAAAGTAACCATCTCGCCACTATTTTCTTAATATTCAGAAAAAATATGTTGTAAAAACGGTAACCGTGTAAACGCATCGTCGCATAGGTTTTAAAATTTTTACTTCGATCATGCAAATGGTAAAGTACATATATGATTAGCAATGTTACAAAAGGGAGTAGGACGCCTCGATTAATGAGTACATCGATATAAATCATCCATCGCTTTATCGGAACAACAGCTACTTTAAGCCCAACACTTTCTAAAGCTGCTTTGATTTGATGGGGATTTGCGACACTATCCAATATGAAATAATCCCCACGTACATCCCGCTTCATCAAGTCATCATGGGTTAACTGTTGATAGCTATATGACGTATTCATTGGCGTGATTGTGTGATGATTCGCTTTTTTATTGAAAGTATAGATGGCCTTATCAACTTGCCCCTTTTTATGATCCATGATCACTTTAAAAATCGCAATATCTAAATCTTTCGCAACCTTTTCAAAACGATCAAAAACTTCTGCTTTCGAATATTGATAATCCCAACCTTCTACTTGAATGGCCGCTTGGCTCCCGGTAAGTATTTCACTATCTTCTTCATACAACAATACCATTAAAAATAGACTTATTAGCATGAGTGTAAACACATCTAATAAGTGTTTCATCCATTTCATGACTCACCCCCTAAAATTCTGGTAATTATAATACACTATAATATGCTTCATTATGCCACCACCATCTCTTCTCCGCTGACGCCTGAGCTTCTACTCCAGGTTTAGTAGATCCACTCTCTGATCTATATCTTCCTATTGCTGTGGAAGTGTGATACTTTTCATTATGACTATAATATGACCATACGTATTTACTTCCCACGCCATAGTTCCATATTCCACCTTCTGCATGAATACTTTCTGCACTCACTAAACTTGTTGCACAATAAAAACGACTAATAATCCTGTTGCAAGTGTACTTAAAAATTTCTTTTTCATAATTGCTTCCTCTTTTTCAATAGAATTATACCTATATTATATTTTTAAACAACTATATTTACAACATCATTATATTACTTTTAACAACTAGTAGGTAATATATTGCAATTAATTTATAATAGGTAACTAAAGTGAGCAAAAAAATACTCATTTTATACAAAAAATCTCCCTAATCAATTATCTAGATTAAAGAGATACGTTTTTTAACTAAAACCACTCAAAGGTTAAAGGGCTTTATTATTTTTGGTACGATACGTTTTCTTACTTGCAAAAACTTGTTCTTTTTACTTTTTTGAGGGAATAAGATTGCCAAAAAGGGTGAGACTCCCGAGGGATTAGACGCAGCCGAAAATCCGCCAACGCTTCAATGATGTATCAGTTTGATCAAGCGTTGGCTAGTTGAGGCAAGTCCCCTGGGAAAGCGAACCCTTTAAGGCAATCTTAAATTTAACATACATACTCAAAAGTAAAGCAGGCAAGTTCAGCAAACTTAGCTCTGTCAAAAAAATCTTAGCCCTTTCACCCCTATTTCTTATTAAATCCTGACATTTGCAACCAATCATTCATCTCTAATCGTTGCTTACTACTCATAAAGCCGGCAATTTGATCAGACCATGTTTCATCACGTTTGCCTTGTGTGCGTTCTTGATAATATTGAGAAACAGTTTGATCATAAGCTTCAATTTGTTCAGACAATTCAGTGTCGTCTTCGTTGTACGTATCCACGTGAAAAACGTGCGATAATGGTAGACGTGGTTTAGGTGCGCCATTTTCGTCATCTGCCGGCTCTCCAATCGCCATACCGAATAAAGGGAAGACGTGTTCAGGTAAGTTTAAAATTTCGCGTACGCGTTGGACATCGTTCCGTAACGAACCAAGATATACAATACCATAGCCCATATCTTCAGCCGTTAATGCAATATTTTGAGCCGCTAATGCCGCGTCAATTGTACCGACTAATAACCCTTCAGCCGATTCAAAGCTCGCTTCCATGTCCGCTTTCATTTTTTTGTTTATCAATTGGTGACGATGGTAATCAATCACGTAAACGAGCAAGTACCCATTTTCAACGACATAAGGTTGGCCTGATACTTCCCTGAGCGCTTCTTTCTTTTCAATAGATTCTACTCCAATAAATGATGTCGTTTGTAAAAAACTCGACGTCGATGCCATTTGCCCGGCTTCGATTAATTTTTCTATTATATCTCGATCAATCGGTGTTTGCTTAAACTTTCGAACTGAATGGTGACGTTTCGCCAAATCATACACATATTCTGACATAAAAACACTCCTTACATTCTTTTCTTAATCGTAACACTTAGCACCGTATAACGCATGGTTCTTGCATTATACGTAGCCATCACACTCACTCTTCATTAAATAGACGATCATCGCTTCTATATAACAACATCTTTGAAAGGTTTTCTATTTTACGTTTTAATTGAGAATGAAAGCATATAAATGATATTCAAATCTTTTACCAATTAACTTATTTCCGTTTTTATTTCCAATGTATCGTCTACTTTGTTATCTTTACTACAATGAAAAAAATAATGCGTATCAATCATCAAATGTGACCGAATTGTGATCAAAAGGTGGTGTTTTTACTGTATTTAACCTTTATTGCACCTATTACATCAAAATCGCTATTAATAATGAAAGCGTTTAACTTCAAAGTGGATAAAAATCGTTTGTATTTATTTGACGTAACGATTGTTCCATGTCATAATACTACTTGAGATTAGAATTATTATTAATAAGGAATTATCACAAAGTAAAAACAAGTTCTAATCCAAATAATAATGATTCATATAAATAGGAGGATTTTGATTATGTCATTAATCGGTAAACAAATTGAGGAATTTTCAGCACAAGCATACAATGCAAAAACAGATGAATTTATTGAAGTGACACACGAAGATTTAAAAGGTAACTGGAGTGTTGTCGTATTCTACCCTGCAGATTTCTCATTCGTATGTCCAACTGAATTAGAAGATGTACAAAATCATTACGAAAAATTACAAGAGTTAGGTACAAACGTATTCTCTGTTTCTACAGATACTCACTTTGTACATAAAGCATGGCACGATCATTCAGATGCCATCAGCAAATTACAATATACAATGATTGGTGATCCTTCCCAAGCGATTACACGTCAATTTGATGTATTAGATGAAATTTCAGGTCTTGCACAACGCGGTACTTTCATCATTGACCCAGACGGTGTTGTTCAAGCAGCAGAAATTAATGCAGACGGTATCGGCCGTGACGCAAGCACACTTGTACACAAAATTAAAGCAGCACAATACGTTCGTCAAAATCCAGGTGAAGTTTGCCCAGCGAAATGGGAAGAAGGTAGCGAAACTTTAACTCCAGGATTAGACTTAGTAGGTAAAATTTAAGGAGGCAATACTGAATGTTAAATCAAGAATTAAAGCAACAACTTTCACAACTTCTTGATTTGATGGAAAGTGACGTTGTACTGAAAGTGAGCACTGGCGATGACGATCATTCTCAAAAAATGAACGATCTCGTTAATGAAGTTTCAGACATGTCATCTCGAATTACAGTAGAAAAAGCTGAATTAAAGCGTACGCCTAGCTTTAGTATCAACAAACCATACGAGGACACTGGCATTACATTTGCTGGTGTCCCTCTTGGTCATGAGTTCAATTCTTTTGTCCTTGCACTCTTACAAGTGAGTGGTCGTGCACCAAAAGAAGAACAATCTGTAATTGATCAAATCAAGTCTATCAACGAACCCCTTCATTTTGAAACATTTATCAGCTTAACATGTCAAAAATGTCCTGATGTTGTTCAAGCGTTAAACTTAATGAGTGTCATCAATCCGAATATTACACATACGATGATTGATGGTGCAGTCTTCAAAAAAGAAGCAGAAGACATTATGGCGGTACCTGCAATTTTCTTAAATGGTGAACAATTCGGTAACGGCCGTATGACAGTCACAGACATTCTTAGTGCGTTAGGTCAAGGTCCTGACGCTTCTGAATTTGAAAACAAAGAAACATTTGACGTCCTCGTAGTCGGCGGCGGTCCTGCAAGTGCAAGTTCTGCTATCTATGCTGCTCGTAAAGGTTTAAAAACGGGTATCGTAGCAGACAGAATTGGCGGTCAAGTTAATGACACAGCTGATATTGAAAACTTAATTGGCGTGAAGAAAACGACAGGTCCATCACTTGCGACAAGTCTTGAAGAACACATTAAAGACTACAATGTGGATATTATGACTGGCGTACGTGCAGAAGGATTAGAAAAAACAGATGATATCGTTCATTTGACTTTAGATAACGGAGCAGTGCTTAAAACACGCTCACTCATTATCGCAACAGGTGCGCGTTGGAAGAAAATCGGTGTACCGGGTGAAGACACATTCGCAAACAAAGGTGTCGCATACTGCCCGCACTGTGACGGCCCTCTATTCGAAGGTAAAGATGTCGCTGTTATCGGTGGCGGTAACTCTGGTGTTGAAGCCGCGATTGACTTAGCAGGTATTTGTAAAAGTGTAACAGTCCTTGAATATGGTGAGTCATTAAAAGCAGACTCTGTATTACAAGAGCGTTTAAATTCATTACCGAATACAACAGTCATCACACATGCAGCAACACAAGAAATCAAAGGTGACGACCGTGTAAGTGGTATTGCTTACACTTGTAACGAAACAAATCAAGAAAAACATGTTGATTTAAATGGTGTATTCGTGCAAATCGGTCTTTCTCCTAATACAGAATGGTTAGGCGATACTGTTCAACGTAACCGCATGGGTGAAATTGAAGTGGACCGTTTAGGTAACACGAACATTCCTGGTGTCTTTGCAGCAGGTGACTGTACAGACCAACGCTATAAACAAATTATTATTTCAATGGGATCTGGCGCAACAGCAGCATTATCTGCATTTGACTACTTGATTCGTAACTAAATAGAATTAAAACAATCGGACTGATGAAAAGAAGGGGATTTTCATCAGTCCGATTTTCTGTTTTAGCAATGTAGTGATAGCACGGCTTTTACATCCATCGAGACAAACCTAAAAACACACGCCCTTTGAGTGCAATCAATAAAGGACAAATACATTAAATATTAAAGCATGATTCTGCAATTTGAATTCTCACCCTATTATAATGCGCGCTGAAATGCTCAGAAACACCTATACTGCAATCCTACAAAAACGAAATCAACCAGTTCCAAATTTTAGTAAAAAGGCTGACAATAGCATCCCACAATTTTTGCAAGAAATTACGCGTCTCCTCATTATCTAAATTCTTCAACTTCTTCAACTTATCACCGGCTTGGCTTTGAATCATCTCTTTTAATTTAGTCGCCTGCTTTTTAAACGCATCCGGATCCTGGTTGACAACATTGGATTGCGCGACGTTCATCATGATATTTTGAATGACTGCAATTTCGTTATCACTTAAAATCTGATACAGTCCGCGCTCATTTAATGTTTGGTTGACGATTTGGTTGATCGTTGTACTGTTCAGTTGTTGATCCGACGCTTTTGCTTCAGCGATTTGGGCTTTCATTTCTGCAACTGCTTCATTCAACGCTTCATCAGAATAGCCCTCTTTATTTTGATGATTTTCACTAATTTGCGCTAAATGATTCATTTCTTGGTTCGCATTTTGAATATCTTGCGTATTTAAACGATGACCTTGTGTGGCATAAGCTTTATAAATACCTGTCAATGCACCTTCACCGGTCACCTGATCGACAGAAGCAATTTTAATCGTCGCATCTTGAATACCTGATGTAATCGCTGCGTTCATATACTGTTCTCGTGTAATACGTGTAATATTTTCAGGGGTTTCAATTTCTACGTCGACACCACTCGTAAAGCGTTTCGGTTTAATCAAAGCACTAGAATGGATAAAGTCGTATTCTGTCCCTGTATATTCAATGACATCAGTATTTGTCACTTTATACGTCGTCACATTGTTACCGACCCCCAACTTTTCTTTCGTCTCTTCAAGTTGGTTATGATTCAAATCGGCGCCTTGGATAAATATTTCTTCTTTTGGCTTAAATTCATTCGCGGCTTGAGCAACGCCTACCATTAACATCGATGTGACCACGCCACTGATTAATAGCTTTTTATACATTTCCGTCACTTCCTCCTAGTGCTACGCTATTTTCTCTATTTTACCATGAATGTTCTACAATACTATCATTCTTGGGACCTAAGCGTAAAAAGTATCATGAGCGCTAAGAAAGATGTGATTAAACTAACACTTCCGATTCATGAGATGTGCCATAATCAATGTCGTATCCCATATCTTCAATCATGTCATAGTCTAATTGATTCGGTTGCCCACCTGTAATTAAATAATCGCCTACAAAAATTGAATTCGCGACCATTAACGCTGTAGCTTGTAGTGAACGTAAATTAACTTCTCTTCCCCCTGCAATACGAATTTCTTTTGTCGGATTGATCAAGCGAAAAAGCGCCAAAATGCGTAAACAGCGAGTCGGTGTCAGTTGATCCATTTCGCCAAATTTCGTTCCTTTAATCGGATGTAAAAAGTTGACTGGAATACTGTCCGCATCGATTTCTTTCAATGCAAAAGCCATATCCACGATGTCTTGGTTAGACTCACCCATGCCACAAATGACACCCGAACATGGTGAAATGTTGTTTTGCTTCATGATCTCAATGGTGTTGACACGATCTTCATATGTATGTGTTGAGAC from Staphylococcus sp. MI 10-1553 carries:
- the thiO gene encoding glycine oxidase ThiO, with product MKQTIIIGAGVMGLSIARQLDSKHRHIRIIDRSTPRMNASYAAGGMLGAQNEFFEDTPLYRLAMKSRAMMPELAQTLERETGIHIEYQQHGLIKVASQPQDVQAVRQQFEFLHHHDHTVTQLSTQQLTQRFPHLNPSQSAAFKIQDDGQINANLYTQALIASVMQRSHIELMTHTEVHALQRHHHRYRVETSKGIFEADELIIAAGAWSGALLQQLGFELPTHPVKGDVKLIASDYDGLKETIFNMNGCYIVPKLPNRFLIGATSDYDCWDTENNDDNLAWLEHESLNMIPALRSHHVIKTWTGIRPITENEIPIMGKIAPQLFVTTGHYRNGILLSPIAGQLMAQLVDEDSEAQHQLAPFTPKIKQI
- a CDS encoding L-cystine transporter; its protein translation is MSIFLVIINLIIFLIALISLWVMAKKHVKFPKRVFFALGLGILLGLLLHLVYGVEGTVTSQTTDWVGLIGNGYISLLQMIVIPLIFVSIVAAFTKIEIGEKFAKVGSFIFMFLIGTVTIAAIIGIIYAIAFNLDASSIDLGQAENARSAEIADKAKELTATTLPTQILELLPSNPFLDFTGARATSTIAVVIFAAFVGFAFLRVARKQPENGQTLKRGIDAIYALVMAIVTFVLRLTPYGILAIMINTIATSDFAAIWTLGKFVIASYAALITMYIIHLIILAIIGVNPVQYVKKTAEVILFAFTSRSSAGTLPLNVQAQTNRLGVPQAIANFSGSFGLSIGQNGCAGIYPAMLAIMVAPVAGVEVNLQFIVTVIVVVVLSSFGVAGVGGGATFASILVLSALNLPVGLAGVLISVEPLIDMGRTALNVNDSILAGTGTAKLTKQLDEDIFHSNHMDELTAQH
- a CDS encoding ATP-binding cassette domain-containing protein, whose translation is MIELKDITIQKGKRKIFDNVNLKFEPGKSYAFVGRSGSGKSTLLNTIAGFETLKKGEVRLDQKLLKADFRFYRDVLGYVFQNYGLVESMTINQNLDMALAFKKGSKSGKKQLKTHSLQKVGLDIEGKRKVATLSGGEQQRVALARLLLKQPRLILADEPTGSLDDANGQKVVELLFEMVDERRMLIIATHDLALAQRCDEIIQVDALKCHSSELETVQ
- a CDS encoding YxeA family protein, with amino-acid sequence MKKFILAAFAIIVVAVGLFLAFARIPYVDYFNPFLKKETSYAVVPLRTQTYVDIQAYDESGEPLKYRLNFGGYDANFDHVKVLHKGTYVFHIDYIKDLSKWPKKVSVKE
- a CDS encoding DUF1430 domain-containing protein — encoded protein: MKWMKHLLDVFTLMLISLFLMVLLYEEDSEILTGSQAAIQVEGWDYQYSKAEVFDRFEKVAKDLDIAIFKVIMDHKKGQVDKAIYTFNKKANHHTITPMNTSYSYQQLTHDDLMKRDVRGDYFILDSVANPHQIKAALESVGLKVAVVPIKRWMIYIDVLINRGVLLPFVTLLIIYVLYHLHDRSKNFKTYATMRLHGYRFYNIFFLNIKKIVARWLLLAMGVSLFSIGLLKWLGLDGQLRYFISHLILADIWFWMILFISSLLSYILLVNMNVPLMIKGLKPYRLLHFINHVSKLSMLVLLTLLVLPNFNQLKKLEKIQETEAWWGKLDDYYTVELKPIRRSINEKRDFAKRFHQMIVYSEQHEQALLMRQNVLAQPSETNFVPENGNVLFVNQNFVDYFKSQLQDLPRLEDQDGQVELYLPPQAKTKASSIRDDFQEWVDFQLPNSATNTKVKVTQLDNPYQIYAFDVRTGLSTAYLKSPAIMMLNATDLTDDFYYATLSQGTFIFKNYENIIRNIDRFNLKDDVQGVTNYKDNVIKKYREAQTQWIVYSFSSGLAISVLFIVTLLDVLHYFEQHRQWLLMRKMFGFKRWQNYQKYVVANSLFTAVIGAVLFNMTENSNVIWIFAIILLFQFFIQWVYIHYLEKQFNVLIREV
- a CDS encoding lactococcin 972 family bacteriocin, producing MSAESIHAEGGIWNYGVGSKYVWSYYSHNEKYHTSTAIGRYRSESGSTKPGVEAQASAEKRWWWHNEAYYSVL
- the nfsA gene encoding oxygen-insensitive NADPH nitroreductase: MSEYVYDLAKRHHSVRKFKQTPIDRDIIEKLIEAGQMASTSSFLQTTSFIGVESIEKKEALREVSGQPYVVENGYLLVYVIDYHRHQLINKKMKADMEASFESAEGLLVGTIDAALAAQNIALTAEDMGYGIVYLGSLRNDVQRVREILNLPEHVFPLFGMAIGEPADDENGAPKPRLPLSHVFHVDTYNEDDTELSEQIEAYDQTVSQYYQERTQGKRDETWSDQIAGFMSSKQRLEMNDWLQMSGFNKK
- the ahpC gene encoding alkyl hydroperoxide reductase subunit C; its protein translation is MSLIGKQIEEFSAQAYNAKTDEFIEVTHEDLKGNWSVVVFYPADFSFVCPTELEDVQNHYEKLQELGTNVFSVSTDTHFVHKAWHDHSDAISKLQYTMIGDPSQAITRQFDVLDEISGLAQRGTFIIDPDGVVQAAEINADGIGRDASTLVHKIKAAQYVRQNPGEVCPAKWEEGSETLTPGLDLVGKI
- the ahpF gene encoding alkyl hydroperoxide reductase subunit F, producing MLNQELKQQLSQLLDLMESDVVLKVSTGDDDHSQKMNDLVNEVSDMSSRITVEKAELKRTPSFSINKPYEDTGITFAGVPLGHEFNSFVLALLQVSGRAPKEEQSVIDQIKSINEPLHFETFISLTCQKCPDVVQALNLMSVINPNITHTMIDGAVFKKEAEDIMAVPAIFLNGEQFGNGRMTVTDILSALGQGPDASEFENKETFDVLVVGGGPASASSAIYAARKGLKTGIVADRIGGQVNDTADIENLIGVKKTTGPSLATSLEEHIKDYNVDIMTGVRAEGLEKTDDIVHLTLDNGAVLKTRSLIIATGARWKKIGVPGEDTFANKGVAYCPHCDGPLFEGKDVAVIGGGNSGVEAAIDLAGICKSVTVLEYGESLKADSVLQERLNSLPNTTVITHAATQEIKGDDRVSGIAYTCNETNQEKHVDLNGVFVQIGLSPNTEWLGDTVQRNRMGEIEVDRLGNTNIPGVFAAGDCTDQRYKQIIISMGSGATAALSAFDYLIRN
- a CDS encoding DUF1002 domain-containing protein translates to MYKKLLISGVVTSMLMVGVAQAANEFKPKEEIFIQGADLNHNQLEETKEKLGVGNNVTTYKVTNTDVIEYTGTEYDFIHSSALIKPKRFTSGVDVEIETPENITRITREQYMNAAITSGIQDATIKIASVDQVTGEGALTGIYKAYATQGHRLNTQDIQNANQEMNHLAQISENHQNKEGYSDEALNEAVAEMKAQIAEAKASDQQLNSTTINQIVNQTLNERGLYQILSDNEIAVIQNIMMNVAQSNVVNQDPDAFKKQATKLKEMIQSQAGDKLKKLKNLDNEETRNFLQKLWDAIVSLFTKIWNWLISFL